The genomic stretch GTTGCCAGATGATCGGCGCGGCGCTAGCGATGCTTGTGGCGCTGCTCAGCGTTTGCCCCACTGCGAGCGCCGCGGAAATGGTCGTGCAAGCCTGTTTCAGTCCCCAGGGAAAATGTTCGGCGCATATTCTCCGCGCCATCGAGCAAGCGCAAAAAGAATTGCTGGTGGCGGTCTACGCGTTTACCAACGATGATTTGGCAATTGCGTTGGTGCAGGCGAAAAAACGCGGCGTGGTGGTGCAAGTAGTCGTCGACCGCGAATTCGACGCCGCCAATGACAAATCCAAGAGCAAATTTATTGAAGGGCAAAAAATTCCCCTGCGCCGCCTGTCCGGTCTCAAAACCAAAATTTTCGAAAAAGATGCCGGCCTAATGCACCAAAAATTCGCCGTCATCGACCGGCGCATGGTGCTCACCGGATCGTACAATTGGACCCATTCCGCCGATAACTTTAACGACGAGAATCTGTTGCTGTTTCGCGACGCCGGGCCGCTGGCCGAGGAATACCGCAAGGCGTTTTTTCAGCTCTGGGAGCGCAAACTGTAATGGCCCGTTGGTTGGCGTCCACACTGGCGATCGCCGCGACCTTCACCGCCGGCATTTTCGCTCACATACTGTACCAACGTTGGAATCCGCCGGATGGTGCGATGACCGCGCCGCTGACGCGGCAGGCTTCGACCAACGGCTCTGCGCAGGCTTATCCGGTAAAGTTCTTGCCCTTGTCCGCGCTTGCCGAGGGCGAAGAAAAGGCGCTGGAGCTGCCCGTCATCGTCGCCCGCGACGTCGACAAGATTCGCAGCCTCGCCGGACGCCAGGCGCGGGTGCGCGGGCGGATCTTTCGCGTCGGCCATTCGGCCAAGAGCAATACTTATTTTCTCAACTTCGGCCCGACCCGCGAAGCGCTCACCGCGGTGATCTTCCCGAGCAGCGTCGAACTGTTCGAAAAAAATAAATTGGCGCCGAAAAATTATGAAAATAAAGAAGTAGAATTGACCGGACAGATCAAAGATCATCCTCAATACGGCTTGGAAATGATTCTTGAAAGTCCCCAGCAGATAAAAATCTTGCCGTGAGCAATTGGCTATTGGTGAAATTCCGGTAAAATGACCGCCATGGCTGAGCCGCTGAAAAGATGTATGGTCTGCGCCAAAACCGCCGATGTCCTCAAGGGCGGCATTTGCCAACCCTGCCAAGAGCGGATTCGCCGCGAAGCGATGGGCGAACAGGCTGGAGTCAGCGAGCGCGCCGAGCGCGAGATCGCGCACCACGGGGTTGCGCCGACGAAAAAATAATCGCCGCCAGCTTTTGCCGGCGTGCTGTCGGGCTTTTGTCTTTGCTACCCAATCAATTCGCCAAACGATGAGTTTTTAACTAGGCGCTCATGGCAGAACATGGTACTATTTTATTTTCCGATTATCCTATGCAGACGAAACGGTCTCAGCCACTAAGCCACCGGGAGGTTTGACGCTCTGCGCGCCTGGAAATGGAATGCCGCGGGTCTGATTGTAGCGGTTGTCGTTGTACTTGCCCTCTCGGTTCAACCGGCCTCAGCATTTGATCCTGACGAGAATCTCACCGCCCGCGCGGCGCTCCTGATGGACGCCGCCAACGGTAAAATCCTCTATCAAAAAGACGCCGATCTGCGTCTGCCGCCGGCGAGCACGACGAAAATCATGACCGCGATCGTGACTCTGGAAAGCGGTCACAAGCTCGGCGAATCTTTGACCGTCTCTAAAGACGCCACCCGGATGCCGCCGACCAAACTCTATCTGCGACCGGGTCAGACCATGACCATCGAAGAGCTGCTGTACGGTCTGATGTTGACGTCGGCCAACGACGCCGCGATTGTTCTCGCCGAAGGTCTCGGCGGTTCAGTGGAACACTTCACCGATTTGATGACCAAGAAGGCCCATGAGCTGGGGGCGACCAATTCCAACTTCACCAATCCCCACGGCCTGACGGCGGCGGATCACTATTCGACCGCGCGCGATCTGGCGTTGCTATTCCGCTACGCCATGCGCAACGCGCTGTTTCGTGAAATCGTCCAAACTAAATTCAGCTCGGTGAGCAGCACCGCGGTGGTCCGCAAAAAAGTCGTGCCGCGGCGGATCTCGGTGCGCAACCATAATCGGCTGCTGTGGGACTTCGACGGCGCCATCGGTGGCAAGACCGGTTACACGGTGGCGGCGCAAAAATGTTTCGTCGGCGCGGTGCAGCGTAACGGCGTGACCTTGATCGTGGCGATTTTAGGCGCGCGCGATCAATGGGGCGATACCAAAAGATTGCTGGAATACGGTTTCGACAACTACGAAACTCTCAAAACCGCGTCGCCGGCAGGGGGAAAAAGCGCGTCGCTGGAAGCGCCCTTAGCTACTTCGCGGGCCGAACGGCTGTCGGGCGCGATGATTCTGCCGCAGGAATTTCGCGCCAAGGCGCCGGACGCGCGCTGACCTTACCCGTCTTTCAGCCCACTCAAATTTCGATCACCATGCCATCCTCCGCGCACTTGACGCCGAGTTCATCGCGGCGGGCGAGCATTTCTTCGCCCAGGTGAGTGAGCAGCAGTTGGCGGCAGGTGAGGCGCGCCAGGTTGGCTTGCAGCGCTTTAAAATTGACATGCATGCCGGGTTGTTCGCGGTAAAACGAGCATTCGCAGAGAAAAGGTCGACGCCGCGAGCGCGCTCGATAAAGTCTTCGGTCCACAACGAGTCGCCGGAAAAAAGCACTTGTTTGCCGTCGCAAACGATTTTCAAGCCGAGAGAAATCTCGTCGCTTTGGTGCGCCACGCGAAAAGGGCGCACGTCGATGCCGGCAACCTCGGTCGGCTGATCGGGACTTAAAATCTGAAAGTCGACCGGTGGCAATTCTTTGTTCGCGCCGCCGCCATACATGATTTGCCAAAGGCCGCGAACTTTTTCTTCAGTTCTCGGCGGTCCGGCGATGATTATCGGGGTATTTTTGGGTTGGCGGTAAAGAAAGTCGATAAAGATAAACGGCAAGCCGGCAAAATGATCGCCGTGCAGATGGCTGAGAATGACCGCATCCAAGCGGCGCGGATCGAAGCCGGCGCGCTTCATCGCCAATAACGTCGTCGAACCGCAGTCGAGCAGAAACAGCCGATCGCTGGATTCGATCAGATAGCTGCTCTGGTGGCGCCCGCCGCTGCCGAAGGCGTCGCCGCAACCGAGGATGTGGAGTTTCATCATGGTCGCCGATGTTCGAGACGATTTCGTTAGCATCTTTATCGTTTTGCGGCGCCAAGTTGCAATGGCGGCAACGGCCCGTTTGGCCAATCGCTAAGTTGCTTTTTAGCCAACGTGCGACTAAGGTTGCGCTGTGGCAGTCTTCAAGCGTCCTTTCTTCACGACGTATACAACCAGCCTGTGGGTGCGCTTTCTGCGCTTCAGTTTGCAGTCGCATAAAAAACTCGAAGATGATTTGGCTAAGTTGGCGCTGACGCCGCCGCAATTTTACGTGTTGGCGACCATCGGTTATGCCGGCGGACTGCCCTTCGGCGAGATTGGCGCCAAGATGATGGTCACGGTGAGCAATCTGACCGGCATCGTCGATCGGCTCGAGGACAAAAAACTGGTAGTGCGTAAACGCGACGACAAAGACCGGCGCGTGGTGCACGTGATTCTCACGGAAAAAGGCGCCAAGATTTATCGCAGCACGATCCCGCTATTCGAGAAATGCGTCGCCGAGGTTTTTGTCGGTCTCAGTAACGCGGAACAAAAAGAACTCTCGGCGATTCTCCGCAAACTCAATCAACCGCGGGCGGCCCGTTGATCACGCGCAGATAAGCAAGAAAATATTCACCACGAAGGACACGAAGTTCGGAGTTTAAATCATCCGAACCCTTCGTGTCCTTTGTGCCTTTGTGGTGAATTTCGAAGTTCGGGTCTTTAGAGTGTGGTCGATTCAATTGCCGCGCCGATTGATTGACAGCGGATATTGGCGAGTTATAAATGGTTAACGTTTGAACCTTTCTCAGCAGCGCCAACTTCCGTGAACAAAGAAATCAAAAAACCGATTGGGCTAGAGCGAGTCAAGCGGTGGCTTTATGCCAAAGGACTCGACGAACGGAGCAGCGGCTGTGTGTTGTGCGGTTCCTGCTACGGCCATGGGCCGGCCAATCCGATGGAGGATGTGCCGGGGCCGAAAGAGAAATGTCCGCCCTACGAATATTATAAATTCCAGCGCCACACGCCGAAGTCTCGCTGGTTGATGGCGCAGCGGGTATTTCACGGTCTCGAGCCGATCACGCCGGAATTGAAAGAAGTGATCTACGCTTGCACCAGCTGTCTGATGTGCCAAGAACTGTGCGGCGTGCGCGGCGATGGCTACGGCCCTTGGGACATCACGACCGCCATGCGCGAGGAGATCACCGAAAAAGATGGACCGCTGCCGGTGCATCAGGCGATCTTCGACGGCTTGCGCCAACATGACAACCCTTTTGCCCAGCCCAAGTTGGCGCGCGGCGCATGGGCCGAAGGCTTGGGATTGACGACGCTTGGGAATTCCACGGCGACGACGTTGCTGTTTGCCGGCTGTTCGGCGGATCGCGCCAGTGGCAAGAGCGGCGCGATTTCCCTCGCCAAGTTGATGCAAAAGGCCGGGGACGAGTTTGCGATTCTCGGCGACCAAGAAAAATGCTGCGGGCTTTATGCCTTCGATATCGGTTTTCGCCGCGAGTACGAACGGCTCAAGGACGACAATTTAGCCACGCTCAAGCATCACGGGATCAAAAATGTTGTCGTCGCGTGCGGCAGTTGCCAGAGAATCTGGCGCGAATATACCAAGGAAGCCGGCGTCGATCTAAATGTGCTTCACGGCGTTGAATACGTCGCGCGCGCAATCGCCGATGGCAAGCTCAAGTTCACCAAGCCGATCGATAAAAAAATCACCTATCACGACTCTTGCCATCTCGGCCGCGGTTGCGGCGTTTACGCTGCGCCGCGGGAAATCTTGCGGGCGATTCCGGCCGTCGAAATCGTCGAGATGGCGCGGAGCGAACGTTGGTCGTGGTGCTGCGGCGGCGGCGGCGGCGCCCCCGAAGCCGATCCGCAGATGGCGCAATGGAACGCCGCGGAGCGCATGCGTGAGGCGACCGAAACCGGCGCCGAGTTGGTTCTCACTTCCAGCGCCCTGTGCCAGCGCTCGTTTGCCGAATTGCCGCAAGCCGGATTGCCGGTGCAAGATTTACTCGAGTTCGCGGCGCAGGCGATTTAGTCATGCTCAAAGAAGCCCACTTCACGCCCCAACGAATGCTCAGCATGCTCGGCCTCAAGGGCGATTCGCTGGGCCCCATCGCGCTGGTGCCGGGACCGAAAGAGCGCAGTGAGATGATGCTCAAGCTCTTGGAGCAGCCGCAAAGGAGTTTTACGTTTCTCGACTACGAAATGCACACCGGCACGCTCGACGGTAAGCGCGTCAGTATCGGTAACGGCGGCCGCTACGCGCCGGACACGGCGATCACCACCGAGATTCTCTGCGCCGCCGGCGCGGAGTCTTTGATTCGCGTCGGCAGTTGCGGTTCGCTGCAAGAGCATGTCAAGATCGGCGATCTGGTGATCGTCACCGGCGCCCTGCGTGGCGACGGCACGTCGCGTTACTACGTCGCGGAAAATTTTTCCACGGTGGCCCATGGCGACATCGTCAATGCGCTTAAGCGCGCCGCCGACGATTTAAAGGTGCGCTACCATTTGGGTTGGATCTTCACCACCGATGCCTTGTTTCAGGAGACGCCGGAGCTGATTGACCAATTGAATCAACAAAATGTTTCGAGCATCGACATGGTGACGTCGACTTTTTTGACCATCGCCCATGTGCGCGGCAAAAAGGCCGGCGCGGTGCTGTCGGTGTCGGATGAATGTTTGCACGGCAAGT from Deltaproteobacteria bacterium encodes the following:
- a CDS encoding D-alanyl-D-alanine carboxypeptidase; amino-acid sequence: MDAANGKILYQKDADLRLPPASTTKIMTAIVTLESGHKLGESLTVSKDATRMPPTKLYLRPGQTMTIEELLYGLMLTSANDAAIVLAEGLGGSVEHFTDLMTKKAHELGATNSNFTNPHGLTAADHYSTARDLALLFRYAMRNALFREIVQTKFSSVSSTAVVRKKVVPRRISVRNHNRLLWDFDGAIGGKTGYTVAAQKCFVGAVQRNGVTLIVAILGARDQWGDTKRLLEYGFDNYETLKTASPAGGKSASLEAPLATSRAERLSGAMILPQEFRAKAPDAR
- a CDS encoding MarR family transcriptional regulator yields the protein MAVFKRPFFTTYTTSLWVRFLRFSLQSHKKLEDDLAKLALTPPQFYVLATIGYAGGLPFGEIGAKMMVTVSNLTGIVDRLEDKKLVVRKRDDKDRRVVHVILTEKGAKIYRSTIPLFEKCVAEVFVGLSNAEQKELSAILRKLNQPRAAR
- a CDS encoding (Fe-S)-binding protein, giving the protein MNKEIKKPIGLERVKRWLYAKGLDERSSGCVLCGSCYGHGPANPMEDVPGPKEKCPPYEYYKFQRHTPKSRWLMAQRVFHGLEPITPELKEVIYACTSCLMCQELCGVRGDGYGPWDITTAMREEITEKDGPLPVHQAIFDGLRQHDNPFAQPKLARGAWAEGLGLTTLGNSTATTLLFAGCSADRASGKSGAISLAKLMQKAGDEFAILGDQEKCCGLYAFDIGFRREYERLKDDNLATLKHHGIKNVVVACGSCQRIWREYTKEAGVDLNVLHGVEYVARAIADGKLKFTKPIDKKITYHDSCHLGRGCGVYAAPREILRAIPAVEIVEMARSERWSWCCGGGGGAPEADPQMAQWNAAERMREATETGAELVLTSSALCQRSFAELPQAGLPVQDLLEFAAQAI
- a CDS encoding MBL fold metallo-hydrolase produces the protein MLTKSSRTSATMMKLHILGCGDAFGSGGRHQSSYLIESSDRLFLLDCGSTTLLAMKRAGFDPRRLDAVILSHLHGDHFAGLPFIFIDFLYRQPKNTPIIIAGPPRTEEKVRGLWQIMYGGGANKELPPVDFQILSPDQPTEVAGIDVRPFRVAHQSDEISLGLKIVCDGKQVLFSGDSLWTEDFIERARGVDLFSANARFTANNPACMSILKRCKPTWRASPAANCCSLTWAKKCSPAAMNSASSARRMAW
- a CDS encoding DUF1669 domain-containing protein is translated as MIGAALAMLVALLSVCPTASAAEMVVQACFSPQGKCSAHILRAIEQAQKELLVAVYAFTNDDLAIALVQAKKRGVVVQVVVDREFDAANDKSKSKFIEGQKIPLRRLSGLKTKIFEKDAGLMHQKFAVIDRRMVLTGSYNWTHSADNFNDENLLLFRDAGPLAEEYRKAFFQLWERKL